A region of the Microcystis aeruginosa FD4 genome:
ATTTTTTGCTATAGCTTTCCCTAGTATATAGCCTTTTTTGTCTCGCTCCTAGATTTTAAAAGTCTTGGTAAGTTGACACTCCCCGAAGCACTCATGGGAGGGATTCTCGAAGCTCATCACTGCGCTTTCTGGTTTCCCCTACTCACGTCTTACACGATTAGGTCCTATCCGAACCTACTAGAATATCACTTGTTATCTAGGGCTTGCTGAAAATTACTGGAAGCCTTACTAGAAAACGGTTTCGGCACTTTTTTAGCCCAAAAAAGTGCCAGAAACAAAGGTTGAGAAATCGATCCGAGGGACTCAAAACCCTTGCACTTTCGCTCTTCGATTTCCAAGGGTTCCGCTTCCAGACCTGCGAGGTCATTCTGTTATTCTGACTTCCCCTCCCGACTCGGAGACTCGGAGACTCGGAGACTCGGAGACTCGGAGACTCGGAGACTCCTAACCCCACCAATAAACTTTTTGCCGCAAACCCTATCTAGTTGTCCACTCGTGGATAGCTCTCCCAGCGTTTTGGTCTTTCAACCAAGATTCGGGTATACCCTACCCTATCTGCTACGGCAAAATGTTTTTAGTTTATTTCAGTCTAGGAAAAGACTTACTCCCCTGTTTTAAGAGTTTTCGGGTGGCTCTTGTCTTCTTTTTTCTCCTCAAAAGTGCCGTACTATTGCAACGGGATTTTCCCCTCGGTGAGCGGCATTTCAACCTATTGACTCTTAGATTTTAACACAACTGTTTAGAGTTGTGCTTCGTGTCACTGAGCCTGTCGAAGTGCTGTTCTATAGAGTCCATTTGGTATCTTTCCCAAAATCCTTACCCAGTATGGATTAGAGCGAATTAGCCAAAATACCTGTAATTCTTACCCGTGAAGCGTCACAAGAGAGATACCAAATAGGTTCTATATACCTCTGCCGATGGGTGAAAAGGGCAATCCTCGTCAGAGCGCAGATAAAAGTTTATGCGGATGGCGAGACTCGAACTCGCAAGGCGTAAGCCACACGCCCCTCAAACGTGCGTGTCTACCAGTTCCACCACATCCGCTTGATTTTAGCTCAACCATTATAGCACAGAAAAACAATAATCTGCAAGCAACTTTTAAAAATTACTGCCGCACAACTTTCGCGCCACCTGAGTTAGCACGGATAAACCTTTTAGGGAACCTTGAATCAAATGGAAGGCCGGGATGGGACGGGTTAACATTTGTCGAGCTAGGGGCAATGGTAGCAAATGACCTTGATTATCAATTGCCGGGGCTAAATCGGGTAAATCCTCTGTCACCTCATCGCTAATCACGCGCACAATTGCCACTTTTTGCCCCCGTAAAGCCGCTAAAATCCTTGCTCCTTCCATATCTACCACCTCATAGCCCCCCTGTCCTAAACGTCGTTTTTCCTCGGATCGGCTAATCAGGCGATCGCTGGTTAAACCTTTGACGAGACTATATCCGGTTAATTGGGCGATTTCTGCGGTTATTTCTGGTCCACACCGCCAATAATCCCCCTTTTCTGTGCCACAACCTTGACAGATTACCCCATCTCCGACTCGATAGCGATCGCTAAGACTGCCCGCTAATCCCAGTAGCACAATTTTTCCTGTGAACTTATTAAGAAATTCTAGAGATTGCCCAGAGACTGGGGAACTGTCGAGGAATTCTGGAGCGCCAAGGTTAATCGGGATAATTTGCGGGGCTAAATCGCCGATTTTCCTTAATCCTCGACGGATTGAGCTATGCTCGGCCCCCCGGGGAACGAGAATAATATCTTCAGGTGTGAGCATGAAATTTTTGAGAAAGTTTCCTAATTAGTCCATTGAGATGTTATAAACAATAATAGTGAACTAATTAGGAATAATTCTTAAGTAAATGGCCCCGCCACTGACTGGGCGATTGTCTTTCTCACCATGAAAAAGTCTGTCATTCTGCGTTTATCCGAGGTTAACAAGCGTTTTCCCGCTTCTCCTACTCTAGCTGTCGATAATATCAGTTTTAGTTTAACAGAGGGCGAAATTCTCGGATTATTAGGACCTTCGGGCTGCGGTAAAACCACTCTACTCCGGATGATTGCGGGATTTGAAAAACCATCTCAAGGAGTGATTGAATTGGGAGGGCGAATAGTTGCCGACGAAAAAACCTTTATTCCCCCAGAAAAACGCAATACGGGCATGGTTTTTCAGGATTACGCTCTTTTTCCCCATTTAACCATTGCTGACAATATCGCCTTCGGGTTAAAAAATTCTGGGGAGAAATTATCGAGCAAAGCTATTAACGCTAGGGTGGCGGAAACTTTGGATTTAGTCGGACTGCAAGGACTAGAAAAACGTTATCCCCATCAGCTATCGGGAGGACAACAGCAAAGAGTCGCCCTCGCCCGCGCTTTAGCCCCAAAACCCTCTTTAATCCTCTTAGATGAACCTTTAAGTAATCTCGATGTGCAGGTACGGCAACGGTTACGGCACGAGATCCGTCATATCCTGAAAGCAACCGGTATCTCGGCCATTTTTGTCACCCACGACCGGGAGGAAGCAATGGTGATCAGTGACACAATTGCGGTCCTTTGTCAAGGAAAATTAGAACAAATTAACAATCCCGAAGAAATTTATAGTCATCCGGCCTCGCGATTCGTGGCTGAGTTTGTCACCCAAGCTAACTTTCTCCCCGCTAGACGGGAGGGGGAACAATGGCAAACCGAGATAGGAGTCTGGGAAATTCCCGACGGTCAAGATTTGGACAAAGGGGAATTGATGCTGAGAGAGGAAGATGTCAAAATTAAATCGGATGAGACGGGAGATCTGGTTATTTGCGATCGCCAATTTTTGGGGCGGGAATACCGTTATTGTCTGCTAACGGCCACCGGCAGCCAAATCCACGCTAGAACAACGATTAACACCCAATTAGACATCGGTACAAAGGTAAAACTATCGATTATTCCCGATAGCGTTCGTGTGTTTGCCGACTGATAACTGATACTAAATCCTGTTTAAGGGGTGTAGGGTGTAGGGTGTGGGGTGTAGGGAAGTGGGGTATGGGGTATGGGGTGTGGGGAAGTGGGGTGTGGGGAGCTTTTTCAGTAAACAGTAAACTAAAAACTCACATCTGATAACTGATAACTGATAACTGATGCAAGGCTGACGGCTAATATTGATATCGATCGCGATTGAGGACTAGGGTGGCATTTTTAGCGACAAAATCAATAATTTTTTTAGCCACATCCACACCAGTGGCCGCTTCTATTCCTTCCAAACCGGGAGAGGAATTGACCTCGATAACCACAGGTCCGTGATTGGACCGTAATAAGTCCACACCCGCAACCCGTAAACCCATGGCTTTAGTGGCCCGTATAGCCGTACTGCGTTCCTCTGGGGTTAATTTTATCTTTTCTGCTTTGCCACCGCGGTGAAGATTAGAACGAAAATCCCCTTCGGCCCCCTGTCGCTTCATCGAGGCTACCACTTTTCCATCGATGACAAAACAGCGCAGATCTGCCCCACTGGCCTCTTTAATATACTCTTGTACTAGAATATTAGCCTCTAATTGCCGAAAAGCTTCAATAACTGACTTGGCTGCTTGGTCGGTTTCCGCTAAGACTACCCCAATACCTTGGGTTCCCTCTAATAATTTAATCACTAGAGGGGTGCCGCCGACGGTTTCGATTAAACCATCGATATCTTGAGTTGCGTGAGCAATTCCCGTCACTGGTAGGCCTATCCCTTCCCGAGCGAGGATTTGCAGACAACGCAATTTATCCCGCGACCGGGAAATTGCTTGCGAGTCGTTGGTAGTAAAAACATTCATCACCTCGAATTGTCGGACGAC
Encoded here:
- a CDS encoding ABC transporter ATP-binding protein; this encodes MKKSVILRLSEVNKRFPASPTLAVDNISFSLTEGEILGLLGPSGCGKTTLLRMIAGFEKPSQGVIELGGRIVADEKTFIPPEKRNTGMVFQDYALFPHLTIADNIAFGLKNSGEKLSSKAINARVAETLDLVGLQGLEKRYPHQLSGGQQQRVALARALAPKPSLILLDEPLSNLDVQVRQRLRHEIRHILKATGISAIFVTHDREEAMVISDTIAVLCQGKLEQINNPEEIYSHPASRFVAEFVTQANFLPARREGEQWQTEIGVWEIPDGQDLDKGELMLREEDVKIKSDETGDLVICDRQFLGREYRYCLLTATGSQIHARTTINTQLDIGTKVKLSIIPDSVRVFAD
- the rimK gene encoding 30S ribosomal protein S6--L-glutamate ligase — encoded protein: MKIAILSQDASLYSTKRLKEAGEAQGHEVRVINYLRCYMNITSHKPTVVYNGKPLESFDAIIPRIAASKTFYGTAVVRQFEVMNVFTTNDSQAISRSRDKLRCLQILAREGIGLPVTGIAHATQDIDGLIETVGGTPLVIKLLEGTQGIGVVLAETDQAAKSVIEAFRQLEANILVQEYIKEASGADLRCFVIDGKVVASMKRQGAEGDFRSNLHRGGKAEKIKLTPEERSTAIRATKAMGLRVAGVDLLRSNHGPVVIEVNSSPGLEGIEAATGVDVAKKIIDFVAKNATLVLNRDRYQY